DNA from Chrysemys picta bellii isolate R12L10 chromosome 13, ASM1138683v2, whole genome shotgun sequence:
CGGCTCCAGCACCGTCTGTTTAGGGCCTTCCCcatcacccatcaccatggtatcagtgCTCCTCCATGTCCAACATGGTCTACGTGCTCCCCATCTTCTGGGAGAATTTCTGCCATGGGCTCTgtggctgtgctgcaggaagtCACAGCAgggcccccatccccttctcacTGCTCTGAGACGCACactggggaggaagcagggagctGAGCCAAGCCAGCGGGTGACTCAGCGTTGGCCGCACTCCCCGCCAGATGAGCTGCTGGAGCAGAGGAGACGGGTGAGCTCCAGATGAGCCCGGTACCAGGTGTGCTGGGCTCCAGGCAGGCCCCAAGGGGCCCTGCTCCCAgatgatctggggggaggggaggagagatgcCCTGTCCCAGAGGGACTttcccctgggctccttcctccaGAGAGAGGTTGTTTTCCAGCCACCAGCTTCCTCCCTCGTGCCCCCCACGTGTCAGTGGAATAATGCTGAGGTTTCTGAGGGCGACTGTGTGGTCCCAGCTCTCCACGAGGGGAGAGCGAACGTGATCTGCGGTTTCCTGCTGACTCTATAAATCCCCCAGTACTGAGTCACAAGCACTGTCACTTTCCCCAGATGGTGACGATGCTGATCCTGATCCTGCTGCCcgtggcctttctcctgccccccggggctggggctggtgagTGTTGGGGTTCAGGGATCCTGGGGAGTGGAGCCAGGAGTTCGCTGGGCTGTTTTCAAATCCTTAGATCTTCCCCAGAGTCAGATGCATCTGCCAGGGTGATTTCTGGCTCCCAGGACCCAGctagggaagagtttggaggtggGGGTGAAGGAGTTGGGTGGTGGAGCTGGTGTTGAGGTAAAGCCCCCGAGAGATACATAGAGAGTTTGAgagcaggagagagacagagagtatCTTAACTAGGAGCTAAGAGCcaaaactcctgggttctatcccctgcTTCGGAGTGGTGTCTAGTGATTAGAGTGGAGCTCGGGGATggtagtcaggactcctgggttctagccacTCCTTCCTTTGTGTGTgatgtcattttaaattgaagCTCTTTAGGGAAGGGACGGACTTTCCCtgagggtctgtgcagcacccagcacaacggggctctCATCTGGGTTGGTGGCACCATATGCAAATAACAGCACCAGACTGTTAAAAAAGCCTCGTTCATATGGACGTCAAACTAACAGCCAGGAGTTGTCTGTTAAAGCATTCAGATGTGAACTGTGCACAAACTTGTATTGCTTTAATTATCCTGATTTTAAACCACATCTGTAGTTCAACTGGTTTTGCTCTGCCTGTGGCTGCCCTAATATTGATTTAAACCTGGCCAAAGCCAGGGGCCAGTTAACTTCAGAGAACCAGCCTTCATCCCATACAAGTGCCTGAAACATGCATTTGcacaggcttaaaacaaaccatGCAGTCTAGCAATTCCTAAGTCCTACATCTCTCTGATGGTTAGAGACCTTCTCACTTCCACCGCCATCTATCCCTGcccagtttatccccatttgttcttttgCCTACATTGTCCTTCAGCTTCAccagctcttctccctcctgtCCCCTCCACCCTGATGTCTTTACACTGATTGTCTGGCTTTGACTTCATCCACCTGCGCTGAGACATGTTCAGAGTTGGTTTGAAAAGTTTTTCCCTGGGAAATTTcgacttttcattgaaaacccccaaagtaatttgtttttctaataactttttattaatttttaaaagatacatagagagtgagaaaacaaacagcaaaatataCATAAACTACTCATAATGCATAAACACCTCATAAGATATTAAGTATTTGCTACCTCACCTTAGCTAGGCTTGAAACATTTAGTTATCTGTAGCGTGAATGGTTAGAATATCAATCCCTTATTGTATTCCACAATTTACAAACAAAATATGCTTTATAAAAATCCAGCTagttaaataaaaattattaaggTTAGATAAAGTCTAGAAGCAAAATTCAAATGAGAGGAATAGATACAGGGAGCGGAAGGAAGTGGCTAGGGAAGAGGGGGGTTAAGGTGGACTCATACATTTGATAGGATCATCAGATACTTCCAGGAGAGCATCTCATATCTCTAACAACTTTTCTTGGGAAGCTCTTTCCTGGTAGCCAAGCTTGGGATGTCTATGCTCTAATCTTCGACTGTTGGTTGCTTTTTGGATTTCCATTTTGGTGGTACTTGTCTTTCCACTGCTGTTAGTGCTCTGCTTAGCCAAAGTATTTCTGATTTATTCTGCTTCCAGTTAACACCCACTAGGTTGAAAATTACATGGTTAATTTTATTtgataggggaaaaaaaacactgtCCCCTTCAATTCCGCCCAAAGCCGACTGGTCTATGAGCATATGGGTTAAGTCAGCACATGCTAGTCACAGCTGACTTAGCAGCACCTGCATTGTACATTGAAGAGGGGTCCAATGCATCCTCCATATGATTCCTGTGGAATTAATCTTAAATGTAGCTCCAAGGAGCAGTTCAGAGAACTGGCTACAATTTGCTTCCATCTGGTTAGCAGAAAATTATTGGCCTAGTTTCTCCTCCCAATGCTTTTTTAGGGGATCAGTGTTTAGTTCAAATTTGCTGGCCAGCTGTGCATAATGTTGCCATCGATCCTGGCAATCTGGGTAACATTTGCAGAAACAAAAGCAGTAATGAGTGAAGGGCAGCGAAGGCAGCAGTGCTAAACAGATGGGGGGCGGCATGTTTCCCTTGCATACCTCGCCACTCCATCTTAGTCTGTACTGTGAccaaaattaaaattgttttggtGACTAAAAACTTAcacattttcagctgaaaagtgctgaaaactggggggggggaaataatcagTTTTCCAAGAAAAATGCCAAAATGTTTGAGGTGAGGCGACGCTTTTTGGGAAACTTTTCCTTGTCTAGAAAATCTGATTTTCTGTACAAAAACAGTTTGGAGGGGCAGCTTTGAAGCAGCCCTGGCTTGTCACTGGGGGTTGATGGAAAAGGTGAAACTTCAGCAGGGGACGTGTCTGTGGTGTTCTGGGTGAGACTGACCACCAAAGCTGTTAACTCCAGGCAGTGCAGTTACTGACCTACTCCTGGTGCATTTGGCCCCGATTCTCCACACAGCAAGGACAGAGCTTTAGATTTACCCTCCGACCCCATGGGGTGTCCAGTCTGGGGGAGAGGTGAGGAGGTGGCAGAGTTCCAGGAACAGGGATCCCCCACAGAGAGCATCAGAGGGGGTGGGATGAGGTTGTGAGGATTCCCCTTTGGGATGGGGAGCTCGGTCCCAGTCCGACCCAGGGAGATGATGGGGCTCTTTCTGTGACCCTGGTCTCTCCCCAGGTGAGATCATCGGGGGCTGGGAAGCCAAGCCCCACTCCAGACCCTACATGGCCTATCTGGAAATACAACACGAAGGGAAGACCATTATCTGCGGAGGGTTCCTGGTGGCAAAGAACTTCGTGCTGACGGCCGCTCACTGCAATGGAGAGTAAGCGCCTCTGTGCTGGGGATGTTGGGGAAGGTCGGGGATAGTGGGTGATGGGGGAGCCGGGAGCCCTGGTGCCGTCATAGGCTCCAGAGAAGGAGCTACAGGCTGAGAGAGCACAGCCCAGGGATATGATCTGGTCGGGGGTGTCAGTGTGTCTTTAGGGGCCTCTGCAAACCATGGTCCAGATCAAGCGCTGggtaaatcaatggagctacagccaTCAACACCAGCTGGGGTCTGGCCCTTTGACCTGATCGGGGCAGGGAGATAGTCACAgccccaggacagctctgctgggctctgggctgggaggagctggCATAGACCCCTGTCTGGATCtagccgggggtggggaggagctgagaCCCAGAGGGCAGGAGAACTGCGGGGCGTGAAGGAGCTCAGAGGAACAACACAAAGGGCTGGTAGAGACACAGGCTGGGACCCCAATGCCACTGGGCAAGTCTCTGTGCTGCAGCCAATGCCTCCTAGAGGGGAAAAGTCCCCTGTGCTATTTCCTGGCCCAGAAGAGCCCTGTCCTCCCCATATCACTGCTCATAAGTCAAACCCCCATGTGCCCCTCCCCTATCTCACATATGCTCCTGCCCCTAATGCCCCATGTATTGCTCTTGGCTTTCACAGTGAGATATCTGTCAAGCTGGGAGCCCATAACATTAGAGAACAGGAAGAGAGCCAACAGAAACTCTCCGTGCGCCACCGGATCCCCCACCCGCAGTACAACGATGCAACCACCAACAATGACATCATGCTGCTGCAGGTACCCTCCCATTccatcaccccacccccagtgactTCACACAGCTTCAAGTACCGCCCCTATCCCATCCTCCGATCCCCAGTGACCTCTCAGGCATGGGTTTGAGTGTTTCTGGGTATTGGGGTGTGTCTCTGTGTCCTTGAGTGCGACCCTCACATTGATCTTCATCGTTCTTGTGTCTCAGCTGGCAGAGAGAGCGAAGCTGAACAGATGGGTGGATACCATCGCCCTGCCCAGTGCCAGCGAGAGAGTAAAGCCAGGGACCGTGTGCAGTGTCGCCGGCTGGGGCGGCACTAGCACAGAGAGTGAATCAAGCCCGGACACGCTCCAGGAGGTGGACGTGGTGGTGATGCCGGATGCCACATGTTCGAGGAAGCCTAATGGGCCATACAGAGGCTATAAATCGTCCACCATGATGTGTGTGGGGGATCCAAAGACGGGGAAAGACTCTTGGAAGGTGATTCTCCTCCTGGCTTCAAGCATCTTTGATAAATCGTTATTATTAATGAGGCTGTTGGTTTTGCAGTCCGGCATACGAGTGGTGGACAGCGATCTGGCCccactgtgcttggtgctgtacaaatgaaTGGGAAAATATCTGGTTTTCTCCCAGGGGAGGCAGAGGCCAGCTCTAGGGGTacgggtggggatgaggggactGATACCTGCTGGGCCTTGGGGGAGCCAATCAAAGACCAGGTGGACATGGGGAGCTGTCACTGAGCTGTGCATCAGCGGGAATGACTCACTGAGCTGTTCTCCATCTGTGGCTTGTTTTATTTCACAGGGCGATTctgggggccccctagtgtgcggAAAAACAGCCCAGGGCATCGTCTCCTGGGGGTATTGCACCCCTCCCGGGGTGTACACGAAAGTCTCCACCTTCATCCCCTGGATACGGGCGACGATGAAGAGGCTGCAGCGCTGAGTCAAACTGGGAATTGCTGCAGGGGCCGGAGCTGCATCGCTTTTGTCCTTTGCTGATGCCCAGATGTAGGACCCACTttgcagattggctgagcctcccCTCTCCACAGGATAGCCCCCCTCCATTGCTCCACTCAGGCAACGCCCAACCAATGAGCATCAAGGCACTGGGCCTAGGGGAGTTAAGAACGAGGTTCAAGACCAGCTCCCATCAGCTCCCTTGTCAACGCAGATCCTCAGGCTGCCTCTTAGCTAGGGAAACAGCTGGTTTATTTCCCCGGGGGTAACGGACATGAGCCAAACCTTGGGGAAGACCTGGTGGTTTGTAGCTCTCCCCCATGTCAACTGATCAAGTGATCATTTATTGGGGATCTTCATTGTTACCTGACCTGCTAACTCCCGTGAAAACTGCAGCCTGCCCTGTCCTCACTGGACCTATCCCATGGGGTAGTTCATTGGGCTGTCACCGCCCGTTCCAAACACACCTGTTCCCAATGACAGTGAGGCCAGTGGGAAGGGAACGCAGTGAAGGCTGCACTGAACTGATTGCAGATCAATCCCCGGTGCTGATCCCTCCTTcccaccttccctgccccaccctgccacgCGGCCTGCTGCATTTCGCTCACTGCTCCATTGCCAgcaatgaataaaaatgaagttacaaaaaaaagtgtttcaggTACTGAGCGATCAACCCGAGCTGTGACatccagagcagctgctgcatctACCAGGGCCAGGAGGGAATTAACCCCTACAGGGGAAGGTTGGGCTTGTGGTCAATGCGCTAGGCTGGGGCCTAGGACACATCACATTTTTGACACTGAGTGCACGTCTCCTCCCCATTTTGACTCCCTTGATCCTTCCTGACCAGCTGGTAACCAGGGATTTTAACCGTCCAGTCGTGGGAATCATCCCAGCAGGTTCCAGTCACACCTGCTACACCAAACTGATGCTCCCAGaggagcaattccaattcctcgtGTTTGTTCCCCAGACTCCTCGCACTGGTGCAGAGGCAagtcaagaatttcttctcttcatttaATTGGGATTCCTGGATTAATTTTGTTCTTGATTTTTGCTGAGAGCTCATTTCTTCTCCCTTTTTACCCTTCCCTTTGCTTATTAGTGTATCCCTCCCTTGACTCCTCTAGCCGGCCGGTCCCCATGGACATTAGTCCCCTTCTcctgaggtggaggccatccaagCTCTACAGCCCCCTCTCCGCACAGTCtgtccaccctccaccccagcaacATAGAGAGTAATCAGACCCCGTCTCAGGCTGCTCTTTTAGGCTAATCCAGCCCAGCTCTTTCACTCTCCTCTCTTCAGACCTGCTGGTCCCTTGAGCGCCCTcacagcccttctctgcatctgctCTGGTCTCAATTCCTCTGTCCTGCACACAGGTTACCTGAATTGGTTCCAGATGGGAACCCGGGTTCATGGCAGTTCCTGGCTCACCCTGAACAGTGATGGGAGGTGTTTGCTGAGGTCGCAGCACTGATCCAGGGCATCTGGAGTGCAGCATCCCATGACCCCGGGAAAGGTGCCCAGCAGCAGGCCTGGCCCCGGAAGCCTGCCTTGGGAGCCTCAGAGCTAGGGGACGTGGCTTGGCCCTCAGAGCGAGGGGACGTGGCTTGGCCCAGATGTGTCTTGCTCAGAACCATGTGAGGCCCAGCATTTGGGTCTGCTTGCCACAGATTAGCTCCTGCACGGTGGGGCTGAATCAGGTCCATCTGGGGTGATGCCTCCCCCTCTCTAGGCAGAAGCTTGAGCATTGGCATGCTAAACCctgggttctgagttcaatccttgagtgggccatttagggatctggggcaagaatctgtcttgggattggtcctgctttgagcagctggtttgactagatgacctcccgagtgATCATTtatccaacccggatattctgtTATATGAGGTTGCACCCCTCAGAAAGCCCAGATGACATGCACAGGCCTGTGGGAGACAGATGTGGCTTCTGCATAAGATACTTAGAAACCTCAGGTTCACCATGGAAGCGCTGTGGCCCCTTATCTCTCAAATTCAAGATGCCGGGATAAGGCCACTTGGTGAGGAATGGCCCAGATCCTGGAGTTCTGCACAGCTGGATCcatgcacagctggagcccggcctACATAGATCTGagcccaggcagctctgcagcccatgggaggtccctccacccccacgctGGTCTGTTGGTCAATGTGGCAAATGTTCTCCAGTTCATGTGACACATCAGCCTCCTCATTCACATGAGGGGGAGCGGACATAGCTCCGGATGGTGTTGCAGATGGGGATTTACAAAGAGCAAGTTAGTGCAGGCCTGGGTCTATGGATTCCAGGCCCCAGGTGAGATGCAGTagcattccctgcccccctgagccagtcagtccccCAGAACTGGGTCCTCATCAGAACCGGTTTCCCCCAGATGGGAAAGGAACCATCTCGCATTCCCCATCACCACTGACAGCAGAGGCAGATACAGCAAGAGTGGCTGAATTCTAGtgatagaggtataaaagaaagaatcaaattCACTGACTGTTGGTGTAATGGTCTTCTCTCACTGTGACTGTCTGAGGCCCTGTTTCGTCAtattgaaataaggcaatctggggctgttaggaaggtgatccAATCTATCatctccagagaaaggaaagagcccaGAACacgtaaaaggaaatttagtttgatagttttctgcctggtaagaactcacttatcaatagacacatctggaaaacccttatgtctgcATAGatgttgtgaaatcctcacttctgtattgttttgtatgtttatttgcctGGTTTCTggctggttctttgattgtttctgtctgctgtataattaattttgctgggtgtaaactaattaaggtggtgggatataattggttagctaatcatgttacaatatgttaggatcgGTTAGGTAAATGTTagtagaatgattggttaaggtatagctgtgaatattattatattactatataaattaggggcaaacaggaagtaaattGGGATTCGAAagtaaggaaaaaggaacttggatttaagcttcctggaagttcaccccaataaacatcgaattgtttgcaccttcagacccccatcccccgccccccgtgaACCAGTGGGAGGGACAGAGGTGGGTGCTGTGACTTAGGGGTACCCTGGGAGGCGTCCTATCCATGTTCTCAGTTAAGGACGGGATGTATCTGGTCGCCCCATGCTCCAGGGGGTGATTGAAAGGAGTCCCATGAGGGATTTTTTGATAGACACTGGAGCAGCCATCAGCTTAAtgacatgggggcaggggaggcccTCAGAAATAACTGTGACAATTGTAGGGGCAACGGGAGGGGAGACACAGTTAACCCTGAGGCGGGGACAGAGCAAAggaatgtggggggaagggaagattaTGTGGGGTTGTAATGATATGCTTAATCTATTGGAGGCAGGAAATTTACACAACCTGGGATTTGTACTGGATTTAGCCAATTAGGTGTGTTTATTGGGCCAGACACAGGACGATCAGGGATATACCATTCCTATGGGGATAGCCACCATGACCATTAAAGCAGCACATGCCCTCCCACCACCCCCGGCTGGGTTGGAACACATCCCTGTGTGGGCTACGGATAACCTGGATTGTGGTAGGGGCAGCATGGAGGTACTGCTAGAGGGCGGGGACCTTCCCCCACAAAAACAGCATTCTATTCCTCGGGATGCATTGGCAGAGGTGGGGGCAACTATTGGGGAACTGGAACAGAGGGGACTGATTAGAGCGGTTGCCTCCCCTTGTAATGCAGCTATGTGGCCATTGAGAAAGCCAAATGCTACCTGGCGCGTCACTGTGGATTACAGGGCACTAAACGCTCATGCCAATTCACCAGCGTCAGTAGTGGCAGCATACTCTGAAATGCTAGCCCGTATTGGACCCCAATTCCGAATGTTCACTGTTTTGGACATAGCGAATGGATTTTGGTCTCTGCCACTAGCTACCTCATGTCAGTATAAAACTGCATTCACATGGGAGAGCAGACAATTCTGCTGGACAGTCCTACTCCAGGGATATCGGGACTCCCCTGTAATTTTTCACAGATACATGAGACAGGCTCTGGAGGGGTGGATTCAGCAAGGTGTGTACAATATGTAGACGACCTGTTGCTAATGTCACAGACAGAGGAGGAAGACAGGGAACTAACTGAGCAGGTCCTGCAAGGTTTGGCAAGAGCAGGGTTGAAGGTGAATGGGAAAAAGGCTCAGATGGGGCAGACAAGAATGACCTACTTAGGAGTGGAAGTGTCATAGATGGGAAGGGAAATCGATAGGGAATGGGTGCAACTGATCCAGTCCCTGCCACTGCCTACGGATGTTTAAAGCTTGCAAAGTTTTCTGGGTCTAACTGGATTTTGCAGGGATTTTGTGGCCAATTATGCAGAAATAGCCCAACCTCTATTTGACCTAACCTGAGCCTCAACTTGGGAATGGTCAGAAGAGTGTACTGAGG
Protein-coding regions in this window:
- the LOC101931737 gene encoding granzyme H-like, which codes for MVTMLILILLPVAFLLPPGAGAGEIIGGWEAKPHSRPYMAYLEIQHEGKTIICGGFLVAKNFVLTAAHCNGDEISVKLGAHNIREQEESQQKLSVRHRIPHPQYNDATTNNDIMLLQLAERAKLNRWVDTIALPSASERVKPGTVCSVAGWGGTSTESESSPDTLQEVDVVVMPDATCSRKPNGPYRGYKSSTMMCVGDPKTGKDSWKGDSGGPLVCGKTAQGIVSWGYCTPPGVYTKVSTFIPWIRATMKRLQR